The Prodigiosinella aquatilis region GTATAGGAAAGCTGTTGCTCCATTTCCTGCAATAGTGCTTGCACAAAACCGACATCGTCTTCACCGAAATAGTTTGTCAGTGCTTTATAGCTGCCGGGATCGAGGCGAGAATGGTTAAGGTGGCCGGGTTCTTTGTGCTGCATGACATCGTTGATTAACGAGACCATCGCTTGTCGCACACTGCTTTCACTGCCTTCAATATGCGTGCCGCTCTGACTGCGAACCAGTGTTAATCCTAACGGTTGTAACCAGCTTTCGATGATTTTGAGATCGTTAACGATCGACGCACTGCTGATAAAATAACGTTCTGAGAGTTTATTGATCGACGTCTCATGGGGGGTGTCGCTCAGCAGTTGTGATGCGATTTTTATCCGTCTGGCGTTGTTAATCAACGCGTCGGTATCGCCATCATCTACAACAATCTGCTGTTCCAGCAATGTTAAACCCCGATCATCATCGGAAGTCAGCATTATTCCTGCACCGACCTTTTTGTCTGGATGAATATTCCAGGCAGAAAGGAAGGTTTCAACAAATTGCATATCACGATAGACAGTCTTTTCTGACACATCCAGGTAATGTGCAATATTTTTAACTGTTACATACTCTTGATGCTGTAACAGATATTTCAATAATCGGTTCTGGCGCGAGGTAAGTGGCTGCATCATATTACCCTTATGTTGAGTTTCAGATTTTCTGATGCTTATAGTCGATTAGTTTCTTTAACTTATTTCCTTTACGATTATTTTTAGTCGGTATTATTTCAGGTAATTCTGTAATGATTAATCTAGTTGCGATAGTAAATCACGACAATACTAAATGCTGTCCATAAGATGAGACAAAATTAAAACATTGCTTCCAGCATCCATTAATTGAGAACGTGATCACATTATTCGCCAAAATAAATAATTGTGACCTTATCCACATATTAATTATTACTTACATAATGACGAGTAAATAGGCATGTTGCTGCTATTGAGCGAATGACAGACTTGTTTTCCATCGCCAGTGTCCTGTTCCCTGTGACACAACATCACCAGATAAGGTACTATCCTCTCCAAACATACCGCTGTGTGGCGTGTCGGAAAGTTCAATAATCACGCCGCGATGTGAGGAAAATAAGATAAATGAGTGAGATAACTCATGACGGCGTAGAAAGCCTTGCGCTGCATACGTTTACTGAAAATGCGTATCTGAACTACTCCATGTACGTCATCATGGACCGGGCATTACCCTTTATCGGCGATGGTTTGAAACCTGTACAGCGCCGTATCGTCTACGCTATGTCGGAACTGGGCCTGAATGCCAGTGCCAAATTCAAAAAGTCCGCCCGTACGGTGGGGGATGTATTGGGTAAATACCATCCGCATGGCGACAGCGCCTGTTATGAGGCGATGGTATTAATGGCTCAACCGTTCTCTTACCGTTATCCGTTAGTGGATGGGCAGGGAAACTGGGGTGCGCCGGACGATCCAAAGTCTTTTGCCGCCATGCGTTATACCGAATCCCGGTTGTCCAAATATGCCGAAGTGCTACTGGGCGAGCTGGGACAAGGCACCGTCGATTATTCCCCGAACTTTGACGGCACCCTGCAGGAGCCCAGAATGTTACCGGCTCGTCTGCCGAATATTCTGCTGAATGGCACGACGGGTATTGCGGTGGGTATGGCAACTGATATTCCCCCGCATAACATCCGCGAGATTGCCGCTGCCTCCGTAGCGTTGATTGATAATCCGCACGCCACGCTGGATGTACTGTTGCAGCATGTCCAGGGGCCGGATTTCCCGACTGAGGCGGAAATCATTACGCCACGTGACGAACTGTGCAAAATGTATGAAACCGGGCGTGGTTCGGTACGGATGCGTGCGGTCTGGAAACAAGAGGACAACAGTGTAGTCATTACTGCCTTACCGCATCAGGTGTCCGGGGCCAAGGTGCTAGAGCAGATCGCCAGCCAGATGCGGGCTAAAAAGTTGCCGATGGTCGACGATTTGCGCGATGAATCTGACCATGAAAACCCGACGCGTCTGGTGCTGGTGCCGCGTTCCAACCGTGTCGACCTGGAACAGGTGATGAATCATCTGTTCGCTACCACCGATTTGGAAAAAAGCTACCGTATCAATATGAATATGATTGGTCTGGATAGCCGGCCCAGTGTGAAAGGGCTGCTGGAAATCCTGACCGAGTGGTTGACTTTCCGTCGTGAAACTGTGCGCCGTCGTCTTGATTACCGGCTGGAAAAGGTGCTGAAGCGCCTGCATATTCTGGAAGGTTTGCTGATTGCGTTCTTAAATATTGATGATGTTATTCATATCGTCCGTACTGAAGATGAACCGAAGCCGGTATTGATGCGCCAGTTCAGTCTGAGTGAAATACAGGCTGAAGCGATACTGGAATTGAAATTGCGTCACCTGGCCAAGCTGGAAGAGATGAAAATCCGTGGTGAACAAAGCGATCTGGCCAAGGAACGCGATCATCTACAGGCGCTACTGGCGTCTGAACGGAAATTGAATAACCTGCTGAAAAAAGAGATTCAGTCTGATGCTCTGGCTTATGGCGACGAACGCCGTTCACCACTGTGTAAGCGCGGTGAAGCCAAGGCGATGAGCGAGCATGACCTGACCCCTTCAGAGCCGGTAACGATTGTGCTTTCCGAAATGGGGTGGGTACGCAGCGCCAAAGGACATGATATCGATCCTTCCGGGCTGAGCTACAAGGCTGGAGACAGTTTCCGTGCCGCCGCGCGCGGCAAGAGCAACCAGCCGGTGGTCTTTATTGATTCCACCGGGCGCAGTTATGCTCTCGACCCACTGACGATGCCATCGGCACGTGGACAAGGCGAACCGCTGACTGGCAAGCTGATGTTGCCACCAGGTGCCTCCATCGAACAGGTATTGATGGCGGCTGACGATCAGCGGATGTTATTGGCTTCGGATGCCGGCTATGGTTTTGTTTGTACCTTTAATGATCTGGTCGCGCGTAATCGTGTGGGTAAAGCGGTGTTGGCGCTGCCGGAAAACGCGAAGGTATTGTCACCGTTGGAAACTCATCGTGATGATGATCTGCTGCTGACCATTACTGAAGCAGGACGGATGTTATTGTTCCCGGTATCTGATTTGCCGCAATTGTCGAAAGGAAAGGGCAACAAGATCATTGCTATCCCGGCCGCGCAGGCGGCCAGTGGTGTGGATAAAATCAACTGGTTGTTTATCCTTACACCGCAGTCATCCGTTACAATGTATGTCGGTAAACGTAAGCTCAACCTGCATCCGGAAGATTTGCAGAAATATCACGCCAGCCGGGGTTGCAAGGGAACGCTGTTACCACGTGGATTGCAGCGGGTGGATCGGATAGACGTCGATACGCCTGAAACGCCCAGTGACGGCAACAGTGAAGAGTGATTGTACCGTCAACACGGAGTCAGGTGGGTGAAATAAAGTCGTGTTTTATCACCTCTTCGGTTTCTTCCTTTGGTGTCTTTCTCCTGATTTTCCGGCTGGAAGATAAGGTGTTTTAGGTCGAAGGATCACTGTGTTTTTTATCGTGAAACCGCTGTATTAGCGGTGGCAGTTGGCTAATGAGGTTGTTATGTTATTCATTTTCCGGTTCCTGGTGGTGATGGTTTTTTCCATATTGGTCAGTGTTTTTGGTTCTGTTTACTGCCTGTTCAGCCCTAGAAATCCCCGTCATGTATCAACATTCGGCCGTCTTTTCGGGCGATTGTCTGTGGTTTTAGGCCTGAAAGTGGAACTGAGGGTGCCAGAAGCGGCAGCGCATTATGGTAAATGCATTTACATTGCCAATCATCAGAATAATTACGATATGGTCACGGCGGCGAGTGTGGTGCAGCCACGTACTGTAACCGTTGGTAAGAAAAGTCTACTGTGGATACCTTTTTTTGGGCCGCTTTACTGGCTGTCCGGTAACCTGTTAATTGAACGGGAAAACCGGACTAAAGCCCACGGCACGATCACCCAGGTGGTCAAACATATCAAAGAGCACAATATTTCTATCTGGATGTTCCCGGAAGGTACTCGCAGCCGAGGTCGTGGTTTGCTGCCGTTTAAAACCGGCGCTTTTCATGCGGCAATTGCCGCCGGGGTGCCAGTGGTGCCGATTTGTATTTCCACTACCAGCAATAAGATCAAACTCAATCGCTGGAACAATGGCCATGTGATCGTTGAAATACTGCCACCGGTTGATACTAGCACTTATACTAAAGATCAAGCGCGCAAACTGGCAGTCTATTGCCATGATTTGATGGCAGCGAAACTGGTACAACTGGATGCCGAAGTGGCAGAACGAGAAGCAGCAGAGAAACGTTAAATCTGAATAATATTGTCACTTTTTTAGCCATGACATTTGTTATGTCATGGAGGTAGTGTTGTCACTATTTTCTTCCTTAGGGAAGTGATGCATTTGCATACGGTTAATAGGTTTTCGGAGTCACTATGTCATTGAGCCGGCGTCGATTTTTGCAGGCTTCAGGTATCGCATTTTGCGCTGGGACCGTGTCATTAGCGGCCAGAGCCAATAGTACACAAAACGCATTACCTATTCCGCCATTGATTGAATCCCGGCGAGGACAACCAGTATTTTTGACGCTGCAGCAGGCGCACTGGTCATTTAGCGGCGGCAGGAAAGCCTTGGTATGGGGAATCAATGGCAGATATCTGGGGCCAACAGTCCGGGTATTCAGTAATGACGATGTGAAGCTGATATACACTAACCATCTGCCAGAACCGGTAGCCATGACCGTCAGTGGTTTACAGGTACCCGGTTCACTGATGGGCGGAGCAGCGCGTATCATTCCGCCTGGTATGAATTGGTACCCGGTGATGCCCATTCGTCAGGCAGCGTCAAGCTGCTGGTATCACGCCGACACACCGAATCGGATGGCTCCGCATGTTTACAACGGTCTGGCGGGACTCTGGCTGGTGGAAGACCGCTACAGCAAGGCGTTGCCGATTCCCAATCATTACGGCCTGGATGATTTCCCGCTGATTATTCAGGATAAGCGGCTGGATAACTTTGGTGCGCCGATTTATGACTCACCCCGTCATGGCGGATTTCTCGGTGATATTTTGCTCGTCAATGGGGTTCAGAATCCGTTTATCGAGGTTTCCCGTGGTTGGGTGCGTTTGCGACTGCTGAATGCGTCGAATGCTCGTCGCTATGTGATGCGTATGAGCGATGGTCGTCCAATGCACCTTGTCGCTAATGATCAGGGGTTTTTACCCATACCTGTCACGTTAAACCAGATCTCATTGGCTCCTGGCGAACGGCGGGAAATCCTGATTGATCTGTCTCAAGGTGAGGAAGTGACACTGATTACCGGAGAATCCGCCGGGATTATGGATCGCTTGCATGGATTGTTTGAACCATCCAATATTTTGATTTCCAATCAGATTTTAACATTGAAACCGACGGGGCTACTGTCGTTGGTGGCAGATAACCTGCCATTGCATCTGATAGCTGATAATTTGGTTGAAGGGAATATCAGTCGTACCCGTGAGTTCAGTTTAGGTGACACCCTACCGGGCATCAATGGTGCCATGTGGGATATGACTCGTGTGGATGTTCAGACTCAAGTAGGGCTATGTGAACGCTGGCTGGTCCATGCCGACAAACCGCAGCCGTTTCATATTCAAGGTGTTATGTTTCAGGTCCGCAGTGTTAATGGCGGCAGAGTTCCGCCGGAAGACAATGGCTGGAAGGATACAGTGTGGGTGGATACGGATGTCGAACTGCTGGTCTATTTCAACCAGGATTCATCAGCGCAATTCCCGTTTCTCTATTACAGCCAGATACTTGAAATGGCTGATCGTGGTTCCACCGGACAACTGGTGGTACGGGATAACTGACATACCCGGCCGGCCTCGTTTGGGAAATGAGGCCGGTTTTTAAATCAACAGCCTAATCGCCAGGATTCCGGTCTGTTCGTGGATATGGTGGTTCTG contains the following coding sequences:
- the parC gene encoding DNA topoisomerase IV subunit A, whose product is MSEITHDGVESLALHTFTENAYLNYSMYVIMDRALPFIGDGLKPVQRRIVYAMSELGLNASAKFKKSARTVGDVLGKYHPHGDSACYEAMVLMAQPFSYRYPLVDGQGNWGAPDDPKSFAAMRYTESRLSKYAEVLLGELGQGTVDYSPNFDGTLQEPRMLPARLPNILLNGTTGIAVGMATDIPPHNIREIAAASVALIDNPHATLDVLLQHVQGPDFPTEAEIITPRDELCKMYETGRGSVRMRAVWKQEDNSVVITALPHQVSGAKVLEQIASQMRAKKLPMVDDLRDESDHENPTRLVLVPRSNRVDLEQVMNHLFATTDLEKSYRINMNMIGLDSRPSVKGLLEILTEWLTFRRETVRRRLDYRLEKVLKRLHILEGLLIAFLNIDDVIHIVRTEDEPKPVLMRQFSLSEIQAEAILELKLRHLAKLEEMKIRGEQSDLAKERDHLQALLASERKLNNLLKKEIQSDALAYGDERRSPLCKRGEAKAMSEHDLTPSEPVTIVLSEMGWVRSAKGHDIDPSGLSYKAGDSFRAAARGKSNQPVVFIDSTGRSYALDPLTMPSARGQGEPLTGKLMLPPGASIEQVLMAADDQRMLLASDAGYGFVCTFNDLVARNRVGKAVLALPENAKVLSPLETHRDDDLLLTITEAGRMLLFPVSDLPQLSKGKGNKIIAIPAAQAASGVDKINWLFILTPQSSVTMYVGKRKLNLHPEDLQKYHASRGCKGTLLPRGLQRVDRIDVDTPETPSDGNSEE
- a CDS encoding 1-acylglycerol-3-phosphate O-acyltransferase; amino-acid sequence: MLFIFRFLVVMVFSILVSVFGSVYCLFSPRNPRHVSTFGRLFGRLSVVLGLKVELRVPEAAAHYGKCIYIANHQNNYDMVTAASVVQPRTVTVGKKSLLWIPFFGPLYWLSGNLLIERENRTKAHGTITQVVKHIKEHNISIWMFPEGTRSRGRGLLPFKTGAFHAAIAAGVPVVPICISTTSNKIKLNRWNNGHVIVEILPPVDTSTYTKDQARKLAVYCHDLMAAKLVQLDAEVAEREAAEKR
- the ftsP gene encoding cell division protein FtsP, with amino-acid sequence MSLSRRRFLQASGIAFCAGTVSLAARANSTQNALPIPPLIESRRGQPVFLTLQQAHWSFSGGRKALVWGINGRYLGPTVRVFSNDDVKLIYTNHLPEPVAMTVSGLQVPGSLMGGAARIIPPGMNWYPVMPIRQAASSCWYHADTPNRMAPHVYNGLAGLWLVEDRYSKALPIPNHYGLDDFPLIIQDKRLDNFGAPIYDSPRHGGFLGDILLVNGVQNPFIEVSRGWVRLRLLNASNARRYVMRMSDGRPMHLVANDQGFLPIPVTLNQISLAPGERREILIDLSQGEEVTLITGESAGIMDRLHGLFEPSNILISNQILTLKPTGLLSLVADNLPLHLIADNLVEGNISRTREFSLGDTLPGINGAMWDMTRVDVQTQVGLCERWLVHADKPQPFHIQGVMFQVRSVNGGRVPPEDNGWKDTVWVDTDVELLVYFNQDSSAQFPFLYYSQILEMADRGSTGQLVVRDN